From Paenibacillus sp. PL2-23:
GAATGGCACTCCTTCCCTCTGCGCCGCAAGGCTGATGAGCAGCGTCGTGGGCAGCATCTCTTGATGGAATGTCGTAATGGCGATATAGAGAGACGGGAAGATCATCGAGATGAGATAAGCGACATAACGGATTGTCCGGATGAACGTCGCGATGTCGAAGCGCTGATAATAATCCTCCGGCGAGTCGAAGAAGCTGAAGAACGTTGTGGGCGCAATCAACGCGATGGGAGAGCCGTCGACGAGAATGGCCACCTTGCCCTCCAGAATCGAAGCCGCGACCGTATCCGGCCTCTCCGTGTTCATCAGCGTAGGAAACATCGTAAACGATTCATCCTGTATAAACTCCTCAATATATCCGCTCTCCAGCACGCCGTCGATATCGATGGCGGCCAGCCTCCTGTACACTTCCTTCACTACGGCCGGATCCGCTACCCCATTCAAATATAGAACCGATACATTGGAATGGGTCTGCTCCCCAATCTTGTGCGTCTGCACATGCAGATTAGACGACCGGATAATGCGCCGAACGAGGCTGACATTCGTATGCACATCCTCGACAAAGCCATGCTGCGGTCCCCGGATCACCGTCTGCGTCTGTGGAATGGTGACGGCGCGCTGCTGGCCGCCATTCACATCGGCCAGCAGCGCCGTTACGCCGCCATCCGCCAGCAAGAGACAATGGCCATCCGCCATATATTGCAGCGCTTCCTCCATCGTCGACGTTTCCTTAACCGAGCTGATCGAGACGACGCAGGCTCGCATGGACGTGAGCAGCCGATCGCCCCGCTCCTCCGCATACGCGGGCAGCTCCAT
This genomic window contains:
- a CDS encoding spore germination protein → MSETKQGAKTPLSASLQANVHAVNARFGSSSDLVIRLFRSDAAPEREIALLYIDGLVETATINESIIAPMMTMELPAYAEERGDRLLTSMRACVVSISSVKETSTMEEALQYMADGHCLLLADGGVTALLADVNGGQQRAVTIPQTQTVIRGPQHGFVEDVHTNVSLVRRIIRSSNLHVQTHKIGEQTHSNVSVLYLNGVADPAVVKEVYRRLAAIDIDGVLESGYIEEFIQDESFTMFPTLMNTERPDTVAASILEGKVAILVDGSPIALIAPTTFFSFFDSPEDYYQRFDIATFIRTIRYVAYLISMIFPSLYIAITTFHQEMLPTTLLISLAAQREGVPFPGLVEALLMEMTFEVLREAGLRMPRAIGPAISIVGALVLGQSAVQAGIVSAGMVIVVSFTAISNFVMPESSMAATSRILRFGIMIMAGMLGFLGIYVSVLFIIVHLTSLRSFGVPYMSPFAPSPNKWVMLKGIFVRKPWWSIVLRPMDTNLRNPRRQGSAKRPPAQRHSGK